A window of the Comamonas sp. Y33R10-2 genome harbors these coding sequences:
- the argA gene encoding amino-acid N-acetyltransferase, with translation MSTVFNFTFVPWFRSVAPYIHKFRHQTFVVGLTGEAIDAGKLSSIVQDLAMIQAMGVKIVLVHGFRPQVNEQLRLKGQEPRYYNGMRVTDSIALDCAQEAAGQLRYEIEAAFSQGLPNTPMAGARVRVISGNFLTARPVGIVDGVDFMHSGLVRKVDVEGIRNALNSEAMVLVSPFGFSPTGEAFNLSMEEVATRVAIELKADKLLFLTEVPGIRMDPTAAADEHNPIDTELPLHAARRILAQLPPAQEPTDVGFYLQHCVHACEHGVERSHILPFSTDGALLLEIYVHDGIGTMIIDEKLEELREATIDDVGGIIQLIEPFERDGTLVKRDRTEIERDIASYTVIEHDGVIFGCAALHPFLEAKTAEMAAVTVSPKSQGTGDGEKLLKRIEQRARALGCDTMFVLTTRTMHWFIKRGFQPVDPQWLPEARKATYNWGRKSQVLVKKL, from the coding sequence ATGTCCACCGTTTTCAACTTCACCTTCGTTCCCTGGTTCCGGTCTGTGGCTCCTTATATCCACAAGTTCCGACACCAGACCTTTGTGGTGGGCCTGACCGGTGAGGCCATTGATGCGGGCAAGCTCAGCTCCATCGTGCAAGACTTAGCCATGATTCAGGCCATGGGCGTCAAAATCGTGCTGGTGCATGGCTTTCGCCCTCAAGTCAACGAGCAGTTGCGCCTTAAAGGCCAAGAGCCGCGCTACTACAACGGTATGCGGGTGACGGACTCCATTGCTTTGGACTGCGCGCAAGAAGCCGCGGGCCAACTGCGCTATGAGATTGAAGCGGCCTTCAGCCAAGGCCTGCCCAACACCCCTATGGCTGGTGCGCGCGTGCGCGTGATCTCGGGCAACTTCCTCACCGCACGCCCTGTGGGCATTGTCGATGGTGTGGACTTTATGCACTCAGGGCTGGTGCGCAAGGTGGATGTGGAAGGCATTCGCAACGCCCTGAACTCCGAAGCCATGGTGCTGGTCTCGCCCTTTGGCTTCTCGCCAACCGGCGAAGCCTTCAATCTCAGCATGGAAGAAGTGGCCACCCGCGTAGCCATTGAACTGAAGGCCGACAAGCTGCTGTTCTTGACCGAAGTGCCCGGCATCCGCATGGACCCCACGGCTGCTGCCGACGAACACAACCCCATTGATACCGAGCTGCCGCTGCACGCCGCACGCCGCATCTTGGCCCAGTTGCCGCCAGCGCAAGAGCCTACGGACGTTGGCTTTTACCTGCAGCACTGCGTGCATGCCTGTGAGCATGGCGTGGAGCGCAGCCACATCCTGCCGTTTTCTACCGATGGAGCCCTGCTGTTAGAGATCTATGTGCACGATGGTATCGGCACCATGATCATTGACGAAAAGCTCGAAGAACTGCGTGAGGCCACGATTGACGACGTCGGCGGCATCATCCAGCTGATCGAGCCCTTCGAGCGCGATGGCACCTTGGTTAAACGCGACCGCACCGAGATCGAGCGCGACATCGCCAGCTACACCGTGATCGAGCATGACGGCGTGATCTTCGGCTGCGCAGCTTTGCACCCTTTCCTAGAAGCCAAGACGGCCGAGATGGCAGCAGTCACCGTCTCGCCCAAAAGCCAAGGTACAGGTGACGGTGAAAAACTGCTCAAGCGCATAGAGCAACGCGCACGCGCCTTGGGCTGCGACACCATGTTTGTGCTGACTACGCGCACCATGCATTGGTTTATCAAGCGCGGCTTTCAGCCTGTGGACCCCCAATGGCTGCCTGAGGCACGCAAAGCCACCTACAACTGGGGCCGCAAGAGCCAGGTTCTGGTCAAAAAGCTGTAA
- a CDS encoding zinc ribbon domain-containing protein yields the protein MGDIRFGTLARAAEGLTQWRPLLMSFLTLLVFSLLTGLGVLMGSKTNAFFASIFMLIAFVALLAGSSAVGIMLMDQAKNEPIRSFTAAASAGLLCLPKFILVGLIVFAATLAYSLFAAIIYFVCKIPFLGGILAFVAHPILVLVAAALLIALIWVIGPLMGPALWSGLSVKAALANVLSIARKRLVEVVLMEVVLYIILTLICVMLFAGLMPATVSLTAMAIGITADARSMGGFGDYGGYGYGGGMFSSMQGLLMGSGASTGLVAGLGVLFAVVGALLAQVAVMGMNLIYLQASESVDPEQAQDALNSMMGDVRKKAEEAKVHAKAAAERTMAAAERAKQAASERLQEATAKNPPAATTIDTVADTAANPEPANPAPAANAANGAAAVAAAGFAATASAPTLADRQAQDRAAAAATAQAQARQVADEEAARLRTEAEVARVHAEAQAAHLKAQEQAQAEAQAQAQAQAQAQAQAQAQAKAQAQAQAQLQAQQAQAERAIRERAEAQAAEAARQRAQSEANERAAAAQATQAAEKAAEEAREKADAARRASELQAQREAEQREAERQEAAAREAARVKAQAKAQAEAEEKARQAQLLTHCPVCKTSVAPEDVFCEECGNKLK from the coding sequence ATGGGAGATATTCGTTTTGGCACCCTTGCCAGAGCCGCTGAGGGGCTGACTCAGTGGCGGCCACTGCTCATGAGCTTTTTGACACTGCTGGTTTTTAGCTTGCTTACCGGTCTTGGAGTGTTGATGGGCTCCAAAACCAATGCATTCTTTGCCAGCATCTTCATGCTCATCGCTTTTGTGGCGCTGCTGGCGGGCTCATCGGCTGTGGGCATCATGCTGATGGATCAGGCTAAAAATGAGCCCATTCGCTCTTTCACTGCGGCAGCTTCTGCCGGTTTACTCTGTTTACCAAAATTCATTTTGGTTGGCTTGATTGTGTTTGCTGCCACGCTGGCATACAGCCTTTTCGCAGCCATCATCTACTTTGTCTGCAAGATTCCGTTTCTCGGCGGCATCTTGGCCTTTGTGGCCCACCCTATTTTGGTTCTGGTCGCTGCTGCTTTGCTGATCGCTTTGATCTGGGTCATCGGCCCGCTGATGGGCCCTGCTCTGTGGAGCGGCCTATCCGTCAAGGCGGCTTTGGCCAATGTGCTGAGCATTGCTCGCAAGCGCCTGGTGGAAGTCGTGTTGATGGAAGTGGTGCTCTACATCATCCTCACGCTGATCTGCGTGATGCTGTTCGCAGGTTTGATGCCAGCGACCGTATCACTAACGGCCATGGCCATAGGTATTACCGCCGACGCCCGCAGCATGGGGGGATTTGGTGACTATGGCGGCTATGGTTACGGCGGCGGCATGTTTAGCAGCATGCAGGGCCTGTTGATGGGCAGCGGTGCAAGCACAGGCCTGGTCGCGGGTCTAGGCGTGCTGTTTGCCGTGGTTGGGGCTTTGCTCGCCCAAGTGGCCGTGATGGGAATGAACTTGATCTATCTGCAAGCCAGCGAAAGCGTGGACCCGGAGCAAGCACAAGACGCATTGAACAGCATGATGGGCGATGTGCGTAAAAAAGCCGAAGAAGCCAAGGTACACGCCAAGGCCGCTGCGGAGCGCACGATGGCGGCTGCAGAACGCGCCAAGCAAGCTGCATCAGAGCGCCTGCAAGAAGCCACTGCAAAAAACCCTCCGGCTGCGACCACAATTGATACCGTAGCCGATACCGCAGCGAATCCTGAACCCGCTAACCCAGCACCAGCGGCAAATGCTGCTAACGGTGCTGCTGCAGTTGCCGCTGCAGGCTTTGCCGCCACGGCATCAGCCCCCACCTTGGCAGATCGACAAGCACAAGACCGCGCAGCAGCCGCAGCGACTGCGCAAGCACAGGCACGCCAAGTCGCTGATGAAGAAGCTGCGAGACTGCGCACAGAAGCAGAAGTAGCCCGTGTCCATGCCGAAGCGCAGGCTGCCCATCTGAAGGCGCAAGAACAAGCGCAGGCCGAGGCACAGGCACAGGCACAGGCACAGGCACAGGCACAGGCACAGGCACAGGCACAGGCAAAGGCACAGGCACAGGCACAGGCCCAACTACAAGCTCAGCAAGCCCAAGCTGAGCGAGCAATCCGCGAACGCGCTGAAGCCCAAGCGGCTGAGGCAGCCCGTCAGCGCGCGCAATCCGAGGCCAATGAACGCGCAGCCGCCGCGCAAGCGACACAAGCTGCAGAAAAAGCCGCTGAAGAAGCCCGCGAGAAGGCCGATGCAGCACGCCGCGCAAGCGAGCTGCAAGCCCAGCGTGAAGCAGAGCAACGTGAGGCTGAGCGCCAAGAGGCCGCCGCTCGCGAAGCAGCCCGCGTCAAAGCTCAAGCGAAGGCTCAGGCAGAAGCTGAGGAAAAAGCCCGTCAAGCGCAGCTGTTGACTCATTGCCCAGTCTGCAAGACTTCCGTTGCGCCAGAGGATGTGTTTTGCGAGGAATGCGGCAATAAGCTGAAGTAA
- a CDS encoding zinc ribbon domain-containing protein, whose amino-acid sequence MPAPSPDTSGVIAHDTSPAPAHSPNFPQEPAQSSKSWIKWAALALIIAAIAGGVLMANKMKALSGANSAPTASQANKDAMSPEDKAKADALVGPQGGNTASTTDTVAPLNDASSVTIAPAVQTPFPAVSNPTPQLPPPSVALPATTPPLPQVAPSKPAPAKVQPTKSNAPPSLNDLLD is encoded by the coding sequence TTGCCCGCCCCATCGCCAGATACATCTGGAGTCATAGCGCATGACACATCGCCTGCCCCAGCCCACTCGCCCAACTTTCCGCAAGAGCCTGCGCAAAGCAGCAAATCATGGATTAAATGGGCGGCACTGGCTCTGATCATTGCGGCCATCGCAGGCGGCGTACTGATGGCAAACAAAATGAAGGCATTGAGCGGCGCCAACAGTGCACCTACTGCATCACAGGCAAACAAGGATGCTATGTCTCCTGAAGACAAGGCAAAGGCAGATGCTCTGGTAGGCCCGCAAGGCGGCAATACTGCATCAACTACAGATACCGTCGCCCCGCTCAATGATGCGTCCAGCGTCACCATTGCGCCAGCTGTCCAGACACCTTTTCCTGCGGTCAGCAACCCAACCCCTCAGCTGCCACCTCCATCGGTTGCATTGCCAGCCACAACTCCACCTTTACCTCAAGTGGCACCCAGCAAGCCTGCCCCAGCGAAGGTGCAACCCACCAAGAGTAATGCACCACCCTCGCTCAATGACCTGCTGGATTGA
- a CDS encoding D-2-hydroxyacid dehydrogenase family protein has protein sequence MNIVILDDYQDAVRKLDCAKLLDTFNAKVYTNTVKGVGQLSVRLRDADVIVLIRERTQISRQLLEKLPRLKLIAQTGKAGAHIDVQACTERGVAIAEGVGSPVAPAELTWSLIMCAMRRLPQYVSNLKHGAWQQAGLKAASMPANFGLGNVLRGRMLGIWGYGRIGQLVAGYGKAFGMKVCIWGSEASRKKARADGFLSAASKEAFFEQCDVITLHLRLHDATRNAVTAEDLARMKPTALFVNTSRAELVEPDALLYALNRGRPGLAAIDVFESEPILQGHALLRLENCVCTPHIGYVEQDSYEMYFRAAFENVVNFANGHPTNILNPEIFSGPIRINR, from the coding sequence GTGAACATTGTTATTTTGGACGACTACCAAGATGCAGTCCGTAAACTTGACTGCGCCAAGTTGCTGGACACCTTTAACGCCAAGGTCTACACCAACACGGTCAAGGGCGTAGGCCAACTTTCAGTACGCCTGCGTGATGCCGACGTCATCGTCTTGATTCGTGAGCGCACTCAGATTTCCCGCCAACTACTGGAAAAGTTGCCGCGCCTCAAACTCATTGCCCAGACGGGCAAAGCAGGCGCGCATATCGATGTGCAGGCATGCACCGAGCGTGGCGTGGCGATTGCTGAAGGCGTAGGCTCGCCTGTTGCACCAGCAGAGCTCACTTGGTCGCTAATCATGTGCGCCATGCGCCGCCTGCCGCAATATGTATCAAATCTCAAACATGGCGCATGGCAGCAGGCCGGACTCAAAGCTGCGTCCATGCCGGCCAATTTTGGGCTAGGGAATGTGCTGCGTGGTCGCATGCTGGGTATCTGGGGCTATGGGCGCATTGGCCAACTTGTAGCTGGCTATGGCAAAGCTTTTGGTATGAAAGTCTGCATCTGGGGCAGTGAGGCATCACGCAAAAAAGCACGAGCCGATGGTTTTCTGTCCGCAGCCAGCAAAGAAGCGTTTTTTGAACAATGTGATGTCATCACGCTTCACCTTCGCTTGCACGACGCCACACGTAATGCCGTGACCGCTGAAGATCTGGCGCGCATGAAGCCCACTGCGCTTTTCGTCAACACCTCGCGCGCTGAATTGGTGGAGCCAGATGCCCTGCTTTACGCATTAAACCGTGGACGCCCAGGGCTGGCCGCTATTGACGTTTTTGAGAGCGAGCCGATTTTGCAAGGCCATGCTTTGCTTCGATTAGAGAACTGTGTTTGCACGCCCCATATTGGCTATGTGGAGCAAGACAGCTATGAGATGTATTTCCGTGCGGCTTTTGAGAATGTTGTGAATTTTGCCAATGGTCACCCTACTAACATTCTGAATCCTGAAATTTTCAGCGGCCCGATTCGTATCAATCGTTAA
- a CDS encoding NADP-dependent isocitrate dehydrogenase, with translation MSTQQPTIIYTLTDEAPRLATSAFLPVIRAFAAPAGINVETSDISLSGRILGEFPDFLTEAQRAPNNLAELGKLTLKPEANIIKLPNISASVGQLKDAIKELQSKGYALPDFPDSPSTDAEKDIKARYSKCTGSAVNPVLREGNSDRRAPAAVKNFAKKHPHSMGEWAQWSQTHVSHMHEGDFYHGEKSMTVDKARNVKMVLETTSGKSIVLKEKVALKDAEVIDSMFMSKKALIAFYEKEIEDCKKSGILFSLHVKATMMKVSHPIVFGHCVRIFYKEAFEKHGKLFDQLGVNVNNGMADLFNKIATLPATQREEIERDLHKCQEDRPRLAMVDSAKGITNFHSPNDVIVDASMPAMIRVGGKMWAADGKPYDCKAVMPESTFARIYQEVINFCKWHGNFDPKTMGTVPNVGLMAQKAEEYGSHDKTFEIAEAGVANIVDIATGEVLMSQNVEEGDIWRMCQVKDAPIRDWVKLAVTRARNSGMPAVFWLDAYRPHEAELIKKVQTYLKEYDTNGLEIHIMSQVRAMRYTLERVARGLDTISVTGNILRDYLTDLFPILELGTSAKMLSIVPLMEGGGLYETGAGGSAPKHVQQLVEENHLRWDSLGEFLALAVSFEELGIKENNARAKLLAKTLDEATGKLLDLNKSPSRRTGELDNRGSQFYVAQYWAQALAAQTEDAELAAKFATLAKALTDNEAKIIGEMKDVQGKPADIGGYYMPDVAKLDAVMRPSATFNAAIAAA, from the coding sequence ATGAGTACGCAGCAACCCACCATCATCTATACCTTGACTGACGAGGCTCCTCGCCTGGCCACCAGCGCGTTCCTGCCCGTAATTCGTGCTTTCGCCGCACCTGCTGGCATCAATGTGGAAACCAGCGACATTTCGCTGTCCGGCCGCATCTTGGGTGAGTTCCCTGACTTTCTGACCGAAGCGCAGCGCGCTCCTAACAACCTGGCTGAGTTGGGCAAGCTGACGCTAAAGCCTGAAGCCAACATCATTAAGCTGCCAAATATTTCGGCATCCGTTGGCCAGTTGAAGGACGCGATCAAGGAACTGCAGTCCAAGGGTTACGCCCTGCCAGACTTCCCTGACAGCCCTTCGACCGATGCTGAAAAAGACATTAAGGCACGCTACAGCAAGTGCACCGGCTCTGCCGTGAATCCAGTGCTGCGCGAAGGCAACTCTGACCGCCGCGCACCCGCTGCGGTGAAGAACTTTGCCAAGAAGCACCCGCATTCCATGGGTGAGTGGGCTCAGTGGTCACAGACCCATGTCTCCCACATGCACGAAGGCGACTTCTACCACGGTGAAAAGTCCATGACTGTGGACAAGGCTCGTAACGTGAAGATGGTGCTGGAAACCACTTCCGGCAAGTCCATCGTGCTCAAGGAAAAGGTTGCTCTGAAGGATGCGGAAGTCATTGACTCCATGTTCATGAGCAAGAAGGCGCTGATCGCTTTCTACGAAAAAGAAATCGAAGACTGCAAGAAGTCCGGCATTTTGTTCTCGCTGCACGTCAAGGCCACCATGATGAAGGTGTCCCACCCCATCGTGTTTGGACACTGCGTGCGCATTTTCTACAAAGAAGCTTTCGAAAAGCACGGCAAGCTGTTTGACCAGCTGGGTGTGAACGTGAACAACGGTATGGCCGATCTGTTCAACAAGATCGCTACTTTGCCTGCTACTCAGCGTGAAGAAATTGAGCGCGACTTGCACAAGTGTCAAGAAGATCGTCCTCGTCTGGCCATGGTTGACTCCGCTAAGGGCATCACCAACTTCCACTCGCCTAACGATGTGATCGTTGATGCCTCCATGCCCGCCATGATTCGCGTCGGCGGCAAGATGTGGGCGGCTGATGGCAAGCCTTACGACTGCAAAGCCGTGATGCCTGAGTCCACCTTTGCCCGTATCTACCAAGAAGTGATCAACTTCTGCAAGTGGCACGGCAACTTCGACCCCAAGACCATGGGCACCGTGCCTAACGTGGGCTTGATGGCGCAAAAGGCGGAAGAGTATGGCTCGCACGACAAGACGTTTGAAATCGCCGAAGCTGGCGTGGCCAACATCGTGGACATCGCCACTGGCGAAGTGCTGATGAGCCAGAACGTGGAAGAGGGCGACATCTGGCGCATGTGCCAAGTCAAGGATGCTCCTATCCGCGACTGGGTGAAGCTGGCCGTGACCCGTGCCCGTAACTCCGGCATGCCTGCCGTGTTCTGGTTGGACGCATACCGCCCCCACGAAGCCGAGCTGATCAAGAAGGTGCAAACCTACTTGAAGGAATACGACACCAACGGTCTCGAAATCCACATCATGAGCCAAGTGCGCGCTATGCGTTACACACTGGAGCGCGTGGCCCGTGGTCTGGACACCATCTCGGTGACCGGCAACATCCTGCGCGACTACCTGACCGACTTGTTCCCCATTCTGGAACTGGGTACCTCGGCCAAGATGCTGTCCATCGTGCCTTTGATGGAGGGTGGTGGCCTGTACGAAACCGGTGCCGGTGGCTCCGCTCCCAAGCATGTGCAGCAACTGGTGGAAGAAAACCACCTGCGCTGGGACTCGCTGGGTGAGTTCTTGGCGCTGGCAGTTTCCTTCGAAGAGCTGGGCATCAAGGAAAACAATGCCCGCGCCAAGTTGCTGGCCAAGACTTTGGACGAAGCCACTGGCAAGCTGCTGGACCTGAACAAGTCGCCTTCGCGCCGCACGGGTGAGCTGGACAACCGTGGCTCGCAGTTCTACGTCGCTCAGTACTGGGCACAGGCTCTGGCCGCTCAGACCGAAGACGCAGAACTGGCTGCCAAGTTCGCGACTCTGGCTAAGGCACTGACCGATAACGAAGCCAAGATTATTGGCGAGATGAAGGACGTGCAAGGCAAGCCAGCTGACATCGGCGGCTACTACATGCCCGACGTGGCTAAGCTGGACGCCGTAATGCGCCCCAGCGCTACTTTCAACGCAGCCATTGCTGCCGCCTAA
- a CDS encoding CPCC family cysteine-rich protein, with amino-acid sequence MKRYQCPCCDYYSLFMGGEYEICKVCFWEDDGLDIDRPDVRSGPNRMTLREGRSNFLELGACDARSLAHVMHADERLWLRYRARQVKA; translated from the coding sequence ATGAAGCGATACCAATGCCCTTGCTGTGATTACTACTCTTTGTTCATGGGGGGCGAGTATGAGATTTGCAAGGTCTGCTTCTGGGAAGATGATGGGCTGGATATAGACCGCCCCGATGTGCGTTCAGGCCCCAACCGTATGACGCTGCGCGAGGGGCGGAGCAATTTTCTAGAACTGGGGGCCTGCGATGCCCGGTCGCTGGCACATGTGATGCATGCGGATGAGCGTCTGTGGCTGCGCTACAGGGCGCGGCAGGTCAAGGCCTGA
- a CDS encoding DUF192 domain-containing protein, whose protein sequence is MKNSPSKISHQDLPQSVRAKWVAVVSTALLAFASLGSMTPAMARDEGQPQMNLRRIDLTAGMFRINTQLAQTPQQREIGLMFRKEMPQQEGMLFIFDVPGVQCFWMRNTLLPLTAAFVADDGTIVNLADMKPMSDDSHCSAKPVRYVLEMNVGWFAKRGIKAGAKLGGEPFKQ, encoded by the coding sequence ATGAAGAACTCTCCTAGCAAGATCTCTCACCAAGACCTGCCCCAAAGCGTACGCGCCAAGTGGGTCGCCGTTGTCTCAACCGCCTTGCTGGCCTTTGCCAGCTTGGGCAGCATGACGCCCGCCATGGCTCGTGATGAAGGCCAGCCGCAGATGAACCTGCGCCGTATTGATTTGACCGCCGGCATGTTCCGCATCAACACGCAACTCGCCCAAACGCCCCAGCAGCGTGAGATCGGCCTCATGTTTCGCAAAGAAATGCCCCAACAAGAAGGCATGCTGTTCATCTTCGACGTGCCCGGCGTGCAGTGCTTTTGGATGCGCAACACTTTGCTGCCACTGACAGCTGCCTTTGTGGCCGACGATGGCACCATCGTCAACCTCGCCGACATGAAGCCCATGAGCGATGACTCCCACTGCTCGGCCAAGCCCGTGCGCTATGTGCTGGAGATGAATGTAGGTTGGTTTGCCAAACGCGGCATCAAAGCGGGTGCCAAACTAGGCGGAGAGCCGTTCAAACAATAG
- the icd gene encoding NADP-dependent isocitrate dehydrogenase, translated as MSTSPQTYQHIQVPPQGEKITVNADKTLNVPDQPIIPFIEGDGVGVDVTPVMRKVVDAAVAKVYGSQRKIAWMEVFAGEKAVRTYGPDVWLPEETVAAVRDYAVSIKGPLTTPVGGGIRSLNVALRQELDLYVCLRPVQYFKGVPSPLKEPEKTNMVIFRENSEDIYAGIEYAAGSEKVKKLIDFLAKELGSSKIRFPETSGIGIKPVSREGTERLVRKAIQYAIDHNRPSVTLVHKGNIMKFTEGAFRDWGYALAQREFGAELMDGGPMCRIKNPNTGKDIIIKDSITDAFLQQILMRPAEYSVVATLNLNGDYISDALAAQVGGIGIAPGANMSETIACFEATHGTAPRYAGKDYVNPGSMILCAEMMLRHMGWREPADLIVQSLEKAILSKHVTYDFARLMDGATQVSCSKFGDVVISLMD; from the coding sequence ATGAGCACGAGCCCGCAAACCTATCAACACATTCAAGTTCCGCCGCAGGGCGAAAAGATCACCGTCAATGCAGACAAAACATTGAACGTGCCGGACCAGCCCATCATTCCTTTCATTGAGGGTGATGGCGTGGGTGTCGATGTGACGCCGGTGATGCGCAAAGTGGTCGATGCGGCTGTGGCAAAGGTTTACGGCAGCCAGCGCAAGATTGCGTGGATGGAAGTGTTTGCGGGCGAGAAGGCCGTGCGCACCTACGGCCCCGATGTGTGGCTGCCCGAAGAGACCGTGGCCGCCGTGCGCGACTATGCTGTGTCGATCAAAGGCCCGCTAACCACGCCTGTGGGCGGTGGTATTCGTTCGTTGAACGTGGCGCTGCGCCAAGAACTGGATCTCTACGTCTGCCTGCGCCCTGTGCAGTATTTCAAGGGTGTGCCTTCACCGCTGAAGGAGCCTGAGAAGACGAATATGGTGATCTTCCGCGAGAACTCGGAAGACATTTACGCGGGCATTGAGTACGCAGCGGGTAGCGAGAAGGTGAAAAAGCTGATCGACTTTCTAGCCAAGGAACTGGGCTCCAGCAAGATTCGCTTTCCCGAGACGTCAGGCATTGGTATCAAGCCCGTGTCGCGTGAAGGAACGGAGCGCCTGGTGCGCAAGGCGATTCAATACGCGATTGACCACAACCGCCCCAGCGTGACTCTGGTTCACAAGGGCAACATCATGAAGTTCACGGAAGGCGCTTTCCGTGACTGGGGCTACGCACTGGCGCAGCGCGAGTTTGGTGCCGAGCTGATGGATGGCGGCCCCATGTGCCGCATCAAGAACCCTAATACGGGCAAAGACATCATCATCAAGGATTCAATCACCGACGCCTTCTTGCAGCAAATTTTGATGCGTCCGGCAGAGTATTCGGTGGTGGCTACGCTAAACCTGAACGGCGACTATATTTCTGACGCGCTGGCCGCGCAGGTGGGCGGTATCGGCATTGCGCCTGGCGCCAATATGTCGGAGACGATTGCCTGCTTTGAGGCCACGCACGGCACCGCGCCGCGTTATGCGGGCAAGGATTATGTGAACCCCGGCTCCATGATTTTGTGCGCCGAGATGATGCTGCGCCACATGGGCTGGCGCGAGCCAGCAGACCTGATCGTGCAGTCGCTGGAAAAAGCGATTCTGAGCAAGCATGTGACCTATGACTTCGCTCGCCTGATGGATGGCGCGACACAGGTTTCCTGCTCGAAGTTTGGGGATGTGGTCATTTCATTGATGGACTGA
- a CDS encoding DsbA family protein yields MTTSTAPATLVLHYIFDPLCGWCYAAAPLVKAAREVPGIQVQWHAGGMLTGDHTRTITADWREKVMPSDQRIAEMTGQPFGDDYFNGLLNDIGAPLDSEPPTTALLAAEALSGQGLEMLTAQQKAHYVDGRRISDPAVLRELAASIGLDSAAFDAAYAEQSGAATHAHIADSRQWLGMVQGQGFPTLALEFDHPEQPGQRAVQRLELGEWLGDVEGWKLQLAEWVEQIAALNPQQAGDSNTDPSCGPDGCELPQR; encoded by the coding sequence ATGACTACATCCACGGCTCCCGCCACCTTGGTGCTGCACTATATTTTTGATCCCCTCTGCGGCTGGTGCTACGCCGCAGCCCCACTGGTCAAAGCCGCGCGCGAGGTGCCCGGCATTCAGGTGCAATGGCATGCAGGAGGCATGTTGACTGGCGATCACACCCGCACCATCACGGCAGACTGGCGCGAAAAAGTCATGCCAAGCGACCAGCGCATTGCCGAAATGACTGGCCAGCCCTTTGGTGACGACTACTTCAACGGCCTGCTCAACGACATCGGCGCGCCACTCGACTCCGAGCCACCCACCACCGCCCTGCTAGCTGCTGAAGCGCTCTCAGGCCAAGGTCTGGAAATGCTGACAGCCCAGCAAAAAGCCCATTACGTGGACGGCCGCCGCATTAGCGATCCGGCAGTACTGCGCGAGCTGGCCGCAAGCATTGGCCTAGACAGCGCCGCCTTTGACGCCGCCTACGCCGAGCAAAGCGGCGCAGCAACCCATGCCCATATTGCCGACAGCCGCCAGTGGCTGGGCATGGTGCAAGGTCAGGGCTTCCCCACTCTGGCGCTGGAGTTTGACCACCCCGAACAACCCGGCCAGCGCGCCGTGCAGCGCCTTGAACTGGGCGAATGGCTGGGCGATGTAGAAGGCTGGAAACTGCAACTGGCGGAATGGGTAGAGCAAATCGCAGCCCTCAACCCACAGCAAGCCGGTGACAGCAACACCGACCCCAGCTGCGGCCCCGATGGCTGCGAGCTGCCCCAGCGTTAA
- a CDS encoding TIGR02281 family clan AA aspartic protease, whose protein sequence is MRMNATPPPRSPQKSEPTPQSVARRSTFLFLLFWLVALGVMYLAMQHFLKPAQAKVMADGTVRIERDMDGHFRVKGYVNNQPVSFLVDTGASSVSVTDVLAAKAGLQGGEKVRFRTANGDRDGRIVVADEVRVASLRVSGVRVGTGYTGDDSDDALLGQNFLRFFDVQMSGDEMLLRPRNVGR, encoded by the coding sequence ATGCGCATGAATGCTACGCCGCCACCGCGTTCGCCCCAAAAGTCTGAGCCCACGCCGCAATCTGTTGCCCGGCGCAGCACGTTTTTGTTTTTGCTGTTCTGGCTGGTGGCCTTGGGGGTGATGTATCTGGCCATGCAGCATTTTTTGAAGCCTGCACAGGCCAAGGTAATGGCCGACGGCACAGTGCGCATTGAGCGGGACATGGATGGGCACTTTCGCGTTAAAGGTTATGTCAACAACCAGCCCGTGAGTTTTTTGGTGGATACCGGAGCCTCATCGGTCAGCGTGACCGATGTGCTCGCTGCAAAAGCAGGGCTGCAAGGCGGCGAGAAAGTGCGCTTTCGCACTGCCAACGGCGATCGAGATGGCCGAATTGTGGTGGCCGATGAGGTGCGCGTTGCCAGTTTGCGCGTGAGCGGCGTGCGCGTGGGCACGGGATACACCGGCGATGACAGCGACGACGCACTGTTAGGACAGAACTTTCTGCGTTTTTTTGATGTGCAGATGAGCGGTGATGAAATGCTGCTGCGCCCGCGCAATGTGGGGCGTTAA